TTTGTGATGTCTCAGTTGGGGCTGGTAGACATTTGGCGACTCCTGCACCCTCAGGATGGGGAATATACATTTTACTCACACCCACATAAGATATACTCGAGACTAGATTACTTACTGGTGGCGCCCTCTTTGGTCCCAAAAATTGTAAAAGCAGAAATAGTGGATAGTGCACTTAGTGATCACTCGGCGGTTTCGGTGGCGGTTTCCTTTGCGGCGGAGCCGGGCGAGAGGGTGTGGCGGCTTCCCCCCTACCTTTACCAGGATAAAGAGTTTAGAGAATTTCTGCGTCTTCAATGGTTAGAATATCAGACACATAACAACACATCAGAAGTTAGTGCTAGCACGTACTGGGAGGCATCTAAAGCAGTTATGAGGGGATACATCATTGCATATATGGCGGGTAAGAAGAAGCAAAGAGAGGCAGATTTACTGTGGCTCTCGCAGGAATACCATCATGTAAGGAGGGCACATATGCAGACTATAAGTGACACACACAAGATGCAATTGACCCAACTCAAAAAACAAATTGATGACATATTGCATGCGAGAACAGAGAGGGATATATACTATCAGCGGTTTAAATTATTCAAATGGGGTAGTAAAGCAGGAAGGCTGTTAGCAAATCTTGTGAGGCCTCCACGGAAAAAGCAATTAATCTTATCTATAAAGAACGACCGAGGAGAGGTATTTACTACCGAGGCCCAAATTATGCAACAATTTACCCAATATTATAGCTCTCTATATAAGGAACGGGAATATGACCCTGTTCAATCGGCAGCCTTTTTTCAAGGGTTGCAGTTACCAACACTGACAGTAGAACAATTGGACCTTTTAAATGGGCCCGTAACAGAGAAAGAAATACGGTCCAGCATAAAAGGGTTGAAACTTACAAAGGCACCGGGACCAGATGGGTTTGGCCCTGAATACTATAGAATATTGAGTGACCTGGTGGCATCGCCACtaaaagcatggtttaatggtaTTGTAGGAGAGGGCCTGAATATACAACATAATGAGGCACATGTAGTGTTGTTGCCAAAACCCGGTAAAGATGTGGAACAGGTGGGCTCATACCGaccaatatctttattaaacCAAGATATAAAGATCTTAGCGGCTACCTTGGCTAGGCGTTTGAACCAAGTGCTACCCGAACTCATTCATGaagaccaagtgggctttgtgccGGGTCGTCATGGTTCCATGAATATAATGCGAGCCTTGATGGCCATCCACAAATTCCGAGGAGAAGGGGGCCTAGAAGTTATAACTGGGCTTGAtatggagaaggcctttgatagcaTATCTTGGCGATACCTATTCGAGACCCTGGGGCACTTTGGGATGTCGGGTCCAGTGGTGACTTGGATTGAGGCTCTCTTTAGAAACCCCATGGCCCGGTTAATGGTAAATGGGAAGCTTACTGAGCGGTTTTCTCTGGgcagaggcaccagacagggatgccccctgtctCCAATCCTTTTCCTATTAGCAATTGAACCATTGGCCATAAGAATTCGTAGTACAACGCAGATACGGGGGATCCAAGTACAAAACAAGGAGCTCAGGCTTAacttatttgctgatgatattcttctATACTTAGCAAATGGACCCAGAGACCTGCCCCGGGCACTGGGGTTAATTAGAGAGTTTGGAGATATATCGGGCCTGAGAGTGAACTGTGCCAAGTCAGAGCTACTCCCGTTGTCGGGAATAGAAGGAGATCCTGGGATGGAGGGATTACCCATAACACCAGTTAAAGGGGCAATGAGATACTTGGGGGTCTTCCTTAGTACTAACGCAAAAACCTTTTATAGAAAAAATGTAATTAACCAGATAGAGAACATAAGGCAACTGTGCGGTAAATGGAAAGACCTACCACTCTCCTTGATGGGCAGGGTAACTCTGGTCAAAATGATCCTCCTCCCAAAAATTCTTTACCCTCTACAGGCAGCACCTATATGGGTGTTAAGGAAAGAGGAGCGATTGTTTCGATCAATTATCAGGAACTTTGTCTGGAGAGGAAAAGGGGCAAGGATAAGTCAGGTTAAACTCTCCCTTAGGAGAGAGAGGGGTGGATTGGGTCTACCAGACCTCCGCATGTATAATGTTGCAGCGCTAATGCGCTTTATATATGAAGGAATCATAGGCCAGCAGAGATATTTACCAGAGCGGGGGATGGAGATCTGGAGCAGACCTTGGTCCTTTATCAACTTAATCCACGGGGGCCCTAGTGGTGACATAAATATTACTGATAGGAGAGAACTGTTGGAGCCCATGCGGAGAgcttgggggtggtggaggaagCGTCAACAGAGAACACCAGAGGTCTCACCTTTCATGAATCTGGTGGGTAATGCAGCATTCCCACCTGGAATGGGTAGAACAGCATTTGACACCTGGAGGGACAATGGGTGCAGGATCTTGGGCCAATTACTGGAAAACGACACAGACACTTTTGATACATTTGACCGGGTGAAGGAAAAATGGGAACTGACGAATAAAAACTTGTTACAATACCTTCAGGTCAGACATTACTGGACTACCATAAGAACAAAACACGGGGAGGCGTGGACGTGGGGTCAATTAGACAAAATCCTACTCAAAATTCCATATCAGTTAAATAGTTTGTCGACATGGTATAAGGTGTTAAATGAACATAGACGGGAAGAGGAAATGGGGATATTGATAGCCAAATGGAACGAAGAATTGGGCACTACTTATACTGAGCAAACATTTCAGAAATTGTTCACGACCCTATACGGCATGGTCAAGGCAGCTGACTTACAGGAGACGCAATACAAGATATTACATAGGGCATACATATCCAGGGCAAAAGGGGCAAGGATAGGACTATGGACTGATGAGCGATGTATTAAATGCCAGGGGACGGAGGGGACGCTGCTGCACTCTTTCCTGGAATGCCCGGCTCTGGGGTTGTGGAATGAAGCTATACAGCTGCTTAATAAGGTGGTGCAGAAAACATTAGACTGGGACTATGCCACTTTACTGCTTGGAGAACAGTCACTCTTAGTTGGGCAGGGATTGACTCAGCCATACAGGAGGCTGGTATATGTCTCCCTCCTGCTGGTTAAAAAAACAATATTGCAGTTTTGGGGTGTCGAGGAGGGTGCACTAGGAGTggtatggaaaataaaaatgagggaaGTAGGCACACATGAGAAGCAAATTTACTCCAAGGCTAATAAACCAGAGACTCGCAAGTATGCCACATTGTGGGAAGAATGTCTACAATTACTCACCTGAAGATGGAGGGGATACTGGGAGAAGGCGTATGCAGggatgaatgggggaggggggagggagggtgtggaAGGTGAGAAGTAGAATGGAATATTTGATAGAATGTAAGGTAGGATGCTTGGGGGGATAAAACAATAAAATGCACTGCAGGTTGTGTAAAAGTTTTTTAGAATAGACACAAATGTTGAACGTAAGTTTGGATTGACGATTTTGAATTGTATACTGAGCAGagttgctgtattttgtattcACAACTTGTTGTTGCGtgaatacaaatatatatatataaaaaaaaaaaaaaggccacatataTACATGgaatggggatgggatttgatatatcgcttttttgtggttataatcaaagcggtttacatgctacatacaggtacttgttttgtacctccagcaatgaagggttaggtgacttgcctagagtgacaaggagctgtggtgggaatcaaacctggttccccttGGTTTTCAGGCGAttgcaataaccattaggctgcttctCTAGATTTTAAGGCAGTTGTCTCAATTATAATAAACTGTGAGGGTATACCACATATCAGATATACACAATGAAATTGCTGATTCTCTCTCTCACTGAAATTGGCCTACTGTAAGATCCCTTGCCccatgtgcagaaaaagacacacCAGAAACTGCAAACTTCCGGAAACTCATCCCAGTAAGGCTCGGGATCTGATCATGAAGTCGCTCTCTGGGCACCTGCAGAACCTGCTATCAAGCAATGACTGATATGGATCAGCTGGTTATGTATCATCCTGCGACCCATATCTGGTACAGGGTTAACTATCCTGGGGATAACAATACTTTGTTCAAACAAGGGTGTAATAACAGGCCTTCCTCTGCCTCAGGACCACACATGCTGAGGCATTCATGATAGGGGTTTGAGAGAATTTAAGCAAGTCCTGGTCTAATTTACCTAAGGTTAATGGCATGCTGAGACCAGAGGCAAGAAGGAACAGCTTGAAGAATCTCTTTCTGTAATGGAGAACAGGCAGAATAAACTGTTGCTAGCTCTTCAAGCAGAGCTCCATCAAAACATTTTGTCAGGAGAACATTAAATAGTGCTCCACAGAGTAGATCTTGACCTAAGAGATTAACAGGAAAAGAAGGGCTGAAAAGGAAGGCATGCTGATCACAAATAGATCCATGAAAGAAAGTTAAAGGTTGAGAGACAGGATAAGGGTACTCTCTGGTTACTTCGCTATTGCATCCACAGCTAAAGAGGACAAAGGGACGGTGAGAAACTCTTGGACTCGTACAACAGTATCAACAAGACATTGATCAAAGACATTATTAATTGTACACCACACAGAGGGAAATCTTATTAATGGCAATCATGTTCTCAGTGATGAGAAACAGAAGACAGATGACAAATGCAATGGTACACTGATTGGCTGTAGAAAATTGCTAAATTTGATAGTGAGAAAGTCCCTGGTACCACGATTGCAGCATTTACATagtataaaacaaaaaacaatgttCATATTCATTCTTCATATTGTGGCAGCATGGCCTTGGCAATAATGACAGGTCCATAATGCATTGCAGCAGAATCCGTGATGTTTTGGTTCTGGCCTCATATGCATACAAAAAGGTTGTTCAGGCTGAGGTCCTAAGCCAGTTGAATTTCGGTTTTGGTTTCAGCGCCCAAACCAAGCTGAAATCCACATTCAGACTTGTTTCAATTTCGGCTAGAAATGCCAATgcgtttttggctgaaaccaaatttttttttctggcccgtgggtctcctcctctcttcacccacccccaaaaacataagaagcccccccccccccccaggcacatccAAAGGCAGCTGGAGCTAGCCACCTCCCGCAGCCCACCTGTAggttgccactgctgctcctgggCTTACCTTaccactctggtggtctagtggcaccTTAAGGTAGGATCAATCCTCAGTcgatcctgttactttcagtggcAGTTTTGCAAGACTACTGATGGAAGCCATGGTAGACATTTTGGGActggagccagcatgggcaggagccagTTTACAATATCAAAGCTAAATGAGAGTGCAGGTCGTACAAGTTGATTAATAGCCAGTATCTCATTATGTGATGTGAATCTTTTGATGAATTTTTAGATTTGAAaggtgagtgaagcttttattacactcagtgcatgtaaatggtttgtcACCTGTGTGAATCCTTTGGTGAATTTTTAGATGTGAAAGCaatgtgaagcttttattacactcagtacatataaaTGGTTTGTGGCCACTGCGGCTCATTTGGTGACTTTTTAGAGTTGAAAgccgagtgaagcttttattacactcagtacatgcaaatgATGACTGCTGTGTGGATCTGTTGAATTTTTAGAGTTGAAAGCcgaattaactactactactactatttagcatttctatagcgctacaaacgtacacagcgctgcacaaacatagaagaaagacagtccctgctcaaagagcttacaatcaaatagACAaatataaagcaagcaaatcaattgtggggggagtggttacaagtcaaaagcaatgttaaagaggtgggctttcaatctacatttaaagatggtcaaggatggggcaagatgtaggggctcaggaagtctattccaggcgtagggtgcagcgagacagaaggagcgaagtctgaagttggcagtagtggagaagggaacagataagaaggatttatccttggaatggagtgcacgggaaggggtgtagggaaggacaagtgtggagagatactggggagcagcagagtgagtacatttataggttagtagaagaagtttgaacaggatgcgaaaacagatagggagccagtgaagcgacttgaggagagtatgagtaaagcggccctggcggaagacgagacgggcagcagagttttgaaccgactggagaggggagaagtgactaagtgggaggccagcaagaagcagattgcagtagtccaaatgagaggtgacaagggtgtggatgagggttttggtagagtgctcggaaagaaaggggtggattttacggatgttgtaaagaaagaaacgacaggtcttggcgatctgctggatgtgagtagagaaggagagagaagagtcaaagaggaccccaaggtttcgagctgaggagacagggagaatgagagagccatcaacagaaatagaaaagggggggagcggggaggtgggtttagggggaaaatgagaagctcggttttggtcatatttaatttcaggtggcgttgaaacatccagacagcaatgtcagacaagcatgctgaaactttggtctggatgcaaggtgagatatcaggggtagaaaggtagatttgagagtcatcagcatagagatggtagaaaaagccatgggatgagattaatgaaccaagggaagaagtgtagatagaaaagaggaggggaccaagaacagaaccctgaggtacaccgacaggcagagggatcaAAGTAgaaaaggatccaccagagtgaaaactgaaggtgcagagggagaggtaggaagagaaccaggaaaggacagagccctgaaatccaagcgaggacagggtatcgaggagtatgctgtgatcgacagtgtcaaaggcagcggaaagatcaagaagaatgaggatggaatagagatctctggatttagccagtagtaggtcattggagactttagtaagcgcagtttcggttgagtggagagggcaaaaaccagattgtagtgagtcaagaatagcatgtgaggagagaaaatcaaggcagcggtggtggacagcacgctcaagtaatttggagaaaaaagggaggagggagatgggtcggtaattagagggacaagtagggtcgaatgaaggcttcttaaggagaggtgtgaccacagcatgtttaaaggcagcagggacagtcgcagtggaaagtgagaggttgagaatgtgacagataaaaggaataagagcagatggcattaagaaggtgggtgggaatgggatcggaggaacaggtggtacattttgaggaagaaaggagaagtgtagtttcctcaatagtaacttcaggaaagggaataaggggaaggagagagaggggaacggattagtggagggagaggtgacgaggtagagaatgcaaggtttatcttttgaaccttgttgtgaaagaattcagcaagggtctgaggagataatgagggggcaccttgaggagagagttcaatgtgatgaagagaagtcaagggttagagccaagagagttagtcagttggatataataatcctgtttggcgtgtaaaagagcagattggaaggaggtcagcatgaacttaaagtgtaagaaatcagcaagggcctgagatttcagccagaggcgttcggcggagcaggtacaggaatgtaggtagcggatatgagaattcagccaaggttggggttttgtacgctttATAGcgcaggtcatcaaaggtgcaaaagtgtctaaggcagaggatagaatattgttataggaagaaacagccttgttgacagacgtggatggtgccacagtcaagaggaggtttgaaacatgggaggatagagatgaagggtcaatatcatgaagattcctagagaaattagataagataggacgggattGGAAGttaggagatttaagtgtgaaagttataagatggtgatcagagaggggaagatcagaggcaaggaaactagagggtgaacagttgttggagaagataagatcaagacagtgaccattttgatgagtgggggaggtggagcatagttggagattaaaggaggatgttaagctTTTGTTACACtgagaacatgtaaatggtttgtaTCCCAtgtggatcattttgtgaagtctcaGATTTGAAAGCACagcaaagcttttattacactcagtacatgtaaattgtTTGACTGCCGCATGAATCTTTTGGTGAAAATTTAGAATTGAAAGCTGagtaaagcttttattacattcaatacacgtaaatggtttctctcctctaTGGATCATTTGGTGATTTTTTTAGAGTTGAAAGCcgaagtacatgtaaatggtttgacTGCCGCATGAATCTTTTGGTGAAAATTTAGAATTGAAAGCTGagtaaagcttttattacattcaatacacgtaaatggtttctctcctctaTGGATCATTTGGTGATTTTTTAGAGTTGAAAGCCgaatgaagcttttattacactcagtacatgtaaatgattTGTCTCCTATGTGAATCTTTTGGTGAATTTTTAAACTTGAAGGCTGAGTGaaccttttattacactcagtacatataaaTGGTTTGTCTCCTGTGTGAATATTTTGGTGGAACTTTAGACCTGAAacctgagtgaagcttttattacactcagtacatatatATGGTTTGTCTCCTGTGTGGATCCTCTGGTGAATTTTTAGATTTGAAAGCTGAGTGAAGTTTttatcacactcagtacatgtaaatggtttgtaTCCTATATGGCTCATTTTGTGTCTTTTTAGATGTGAAAgccgagtgaagcttttattacactcagtacatgtaaatggcttgttTCCTATATGGCTCATTTTGTGTCTTTTTAGATGTGAAAgccgagtgaagcttttattacactcagtacacgtAAATGGTTTGTACCCTGTGTGGATCATTTTATGACTTTTTAGATTTGAAAgacgagtgaagcttttattacactcagtacacgtAAATGGTCTGACTGCAGAGTGGGTCTGTTGTTGAATTTTTAGAGTTGAAAGCttagtgaagcttttattacactcggtAGATGTAAAGGATTTCTCTTTGTGATTACTTTTGTGCATTTGGAGTTCTGAAAACAAAGGGAAGCTCTTATTACATTCAGGACAAATAAAACTGGTGCTCCTATTGTACACAATACATGTAAATTCTTTCTggtgtttttttcctttcttcttgcCATGGTGGAATTTAGAAGTCACCTGATCACTATTATTAATTTGGAAGGGTCTCTGGTCCTCAGGGATGTTACTGAGCTCCCTGTCATTTCTCTCACGCTTACTGACTCCATCCGTTGAATCTCCTGCAGGGTCTCTCTGTTCCTTTGATTCCTGCTTACAATTCTTTGTATTAATCCTCTCAGTTCCTTGGGAAATATCCTCACAGACATTTTCTGATTGTCTTtggatttgtttcatttctacatGACGTTCTCCTTGCTGTTCTCTCTTTTCTTGTGTGATGTGATGATCTGTTCAACATACAAAGAAAGTATAAAAGACAGTGGTGGTTTCTAAGAtattacctgcatataataaggATTGGTTATTTTACACTGAGACATTCTATATGTGGCTCAACTGGTGTGTTTCTTATCTGCAGACCATTTGGTTGAAATGGTTTTCTACACACACTGCAAACTTGTGAATAACAAGATGTTCCTTGGAAATGGCACAGAGTAGACAAAAGAGCTTTGATGAATGGCCTGTATTGGATatgttataattttatttatttattttggttacatttgtaccccgcgctttcccactcatggcaggctcaatgcggcttacatggggcaatggagggttaagtgacttgcccagagtcacaaggagctgcctgtgcctgcagtgggaattgaacccagttccccaggaccagagtccaccaccctaaccactaggccactcctccactagcaacattccgtgtagaatctccaatagtagcaacattccatgttccactgcactaaccactaggccactcctccactagcaacattccgtgtagaatctccaatagtagcaacattccatgttccactgcactaaccactaggccactcctccactagcaacattccgtgtagaatctccaatagtagcaacattccatgttccactgcactaaccactaggccactcctccactagcaacattccatgtagaatctccaatagtagcaacattccatgttccactgcactaaccactaggctactcctccactagcaggacgcgcaggcttctgtttctgtgagtctgacgtcctgcacacgttTTCCCAAAACGAATCATCCCGTGAGATATTCTTGTCACTGATAAAGATTACAATTGTGCTTGTCATGAAACAAGCAGCCAATTCACAAAAGTCCTTTGCACTCAGTACAAAGTTTCACCTCTGCTCATAACTGCGGACCTCACTGATGAATTTACATGGCCCCCGATGCCATCCACAACACCCTTGCCATGAAATGTTGCACTGCACTTGCAGGAAAATGTTTTGTTGTActtgtcagcaatcgttgtctagggatggtcccaagtccagttcacagaggcagtgggttcccaaagaatacacaatccacacaggTTTGGATATATACATAGAGTATATTGTATGTAGATTCACAGCATTTAGTACAGGGAAATCATACAGTGCTATATCTGTGTGTatgtttagatgggaatcaatgagagaaaggtaagaatgagggggggggggtgcagggaaagagaaagagagagaagtgcctaagaaagcagagccatgtgctttgGGAGAGAACGCTTTAGGGTAGagctggggaagaaaggggggccaGGGCTCTGGTGGTGTTATGTctgggaatgtgagcccttgtgcccgactgagcacagcgaagatggagtgacaccgcactcggtcaggcagccagacaacccctagcttcacctgggaagcgaccgccgttccccaggagttgaggccccaggtgcaggcggccaccaggacttctggaaccggcggggttgcacggccactgacccaacaggcagagagagcagacacagtccaggagcaaaggAATCAGCAGGGCAGCGAATAATCAGAGAAACAGcccgaggtctaggcaggcagcaacacagcgcgtagtcaggcaacaatccagggtctggtacacaggaatcacAGGAACAAAAATAGCCAGCTGTAGAACACAGACATAGACCACGACCTCTAAGCACTAGAAGCCGAAGCATAGAaggactggtggcagggctttaaatagtgtaggaattaggctcaaacatGGGCAGCTGATCCAATATGGCTGCCCTCATCAGAGGAGGATGATCtacacccaaatatgggcttccttcctgcagctgcccaacttcaagatggctgccacaacctgagatgcccatctccaagatggccgccctatcccacatccaagatggccgctgcatcctcgaatgcccataccctgtgcaaacaggctgcacctctggaggagtgtaacACAGTGTAACAGGTGGCTGGAGATGGGTGTGGGCAGATACAGGGCAATATGCGCTAAACTAAACGAGGCTTTAACGAACAGTTTTCCTaccctggcatgcattaaagcccaatttccgacgatggtagcagcaaatgaaaacggaatgcagatgagcaaattgtgtagaaaccctattgaaatgagatgcactaaagttttccgcttgccctaacgctggaaaactacaggaaagctaacgagaggtctgtacctctcgttggggctgcccggCTAAAAcgtaaatgtaaaaacaaaaaaaaaaattgcgaagggggcaaaaacgctcgtcaggagcgtcctttattgacgcctgaggtcaccgctgctccccgctccccctgcattaaaatccaaatgtaaaaaaaaaaaggatcgggagggggcaaaggcactcgtcaggagtgtcctttatagatggccttgcccccccccccccccgcccgaggtcgccgctgctccccgctcccccctgtaTTATAGCTTTAggctgccccggcccccctctcttcctccctttctcctcagctccacctcccgccatcctctgcccccgtcgCCCCccgcagttccttgtgactctgggcaagtcacttaaccctccattgcccctggtacaaaataagtacctgaatatatgtaaaccgctttgaatgtagttgcaaaaacctcagaaaggcggtatatcaagtcccatttcccttccctatccccttccctgaggtcgccaccgccgctcccccctccatcttaccgggcccgcgcagcgcctctcacctctgtgtgaaggcgctgcacgggcaagaagaacagctgatcgcctcttcgccgagtcttcggacgtccctcctttcctcctggacCTGCCCTCGTCagacgcttggctgctctgcacatgctttacGGGGCGATTACCGACGTTTTTCACGAAgggttagtgaatgcaagtgagctgcaatgagcagctcatttgcattccctttccttcgtgcatagccgttCCATACCGATTcattatggaattcggtacggaacagCTCTAATGAGGACTTTTGAGCATCTTGCTCCGAAAGACAAAGAGAGAAGTGACCACCTGAGCAGAACCATGTGCTTCTGCTTTATATATCTCAAAATAACTCCTCTTCTTCCCAGCCTTTGATTTCAGCTCTTTCCTTTACAAACTCCAGATTACTTTCCTGATGCAGGAaaggtgagcattttcacaggttatagtgtttgaagtccctagttctgGAGCCTGTCTGTCTTCCTTTGCtggtcccagatgcccagagaggacaaagggTATGTTAAGTAGGGATACTTCACAGGGcctagcaggcagctgggcaacattGGGTTCATTTTGCCATCCTCCaagattcctgagggagggggggagttatcagaagtcagaagctggtttaatattaatctaagcatgtcaagctggtttcatattagtTTAAGTATGTCCAGCCATCCTGACAGTACAGTTTACCTATTTTTGATTTCTGAAGATGGCCCATCAGTCCATAGACCCTGGACACATTCCTCATTTCAGGTGAGTTTGGTTTGAGTTCCTTTTCATACAGATGCTGCAACTGTGTTGTTTTCCTTGTCCTTGGTATCTGAACAGATCCTAGAAACAgagaacatgacggcagataaggggcCAAATGGcacattcagtctgcccatcctcggtaaccactaactcttcctttcttaAGGGATTCCCTAGGTTGCTTTTACACTGTTCCTTATACATAGCAGCTACTGTAAACAGCATCACACTGCCACGGCTCCACAGCGCACTTTGAACTTCAGCCTGATATCACAGCTATAAGTCATGGCAAAATCCATTTGCAAGATGAGAATGTCATCATGAAAATTTCTCAGCCTGGATCCGTTTTACAT
Above is a genomic segment from Microcaecilia unicolor unplaced genomic scaffold, aMicUni1.1, whole genome shotgun sequence containing:
- the LOC115459137 gene encoding gastrula zinc finger protein xLCGF3.1-like; this encodes MHKSNHKEKSFTSTECNKSFTKLSTLKIQQQTHSAVRPFTCTECNKSFTRLSNLKSHKMIHTGYKPFTCTECNKSFTRLSHLKRHKMSHIGNKPFTCTECNKSFTRLSHLKRHKMSHIGYKPFTCTECDKNFTQLSNLKIHQRIHTGDKPYICTECNKSFTQVSGLKFHQNIHTGDKPFICTECNKRFTQPSSLKIHQKIHIGDKSFTCTECNKSFIRLSTLKNHQMIHRGEKPFTCIECNKSFTQLSILNFHQKIHAAVKPFTCTSAFNSKKITK